A region of the Lycium barbarum isolate Lr01 chromosome 1, ASM1917538v2, whole genome shotgun sequence genome:
ATATCAAAGCTCTTTACATCTTTGAATTCTACATCCTTCTCTTCAATGTAGAACAAATCCTTATGTCCAGCTGCTCTCTTGAACCTTAACGGATCTCCAGAAGCAAAACCATATATTGGCTGCCCAAGACAACACAGACATAAAGGAACAATCAATTATACCACAATTTCAAATTTATCCATCAGCTAcagcctatgttgctcggactccaAAAATTGTTGCCAGCCCAGagtcggatcctccaaaattaCACTACCTTTGGAGGATCCGACCCGCAAAAatcgacatttttgaagagtcagAGCAACATTGGTGCCTATAGCATGTATACACTAATACACAAATTGGCTGGTATAGAACAAAAGAAGTACCTCAACACCTCTCAAGCTGAGTGCAGCATCCACATCATCAGTAGATAATGTAGTTCTCTTCGAATGACGCATACATTTAATAGCTTCCTAAAGTATACAAACAAAATTTATGCAAATTGCATGCGCAAAAACCTCAAATAAGGTCAAAACTTCACCAGGCTTATGTTCCAAAAGTAATCTCAAAGAGAAAATTATGCACAatttagcttcttcttttttttttttttttttttttgtatgtgtaAAATCAGGTGACACATACATTTAATATCTTCCTATAGTATCAAACAAAATTTAAGTACTCTCGAAGAGCTAACCATTGATTATTTAGCTTTTCCAAAAGAAGTGTGTGTTTTTTGAGTGGAATGTGTGTAAAATGAGGTACCTGCATGATCTCTCGTATTCGAGAGATCTCAAAACTACATTACATGTGTGATAACCTCACCAAAAACAGAAGTCAAAACTTCACCACGCTCATGTTTCAAAAGTAATCTCGAAGAGAAAATTATGCACAATTTTAGCTTTTTCTGTGTGCATATACAGTGTGTCTGTGTGTAAAGTCAGGTACGTGATAACCTCAAAAAAAGTCAAAAACGTCATCACGCTTATATTGCAAAGTAATCTCGAAGAGAAAATTTTGCACAATTTAGCTTATAACCTAAATAAAAGTCAAAAACGTCATCACGCTTATATTGCAAAAGTAATCTCGAAGAGAAAATTTTGCACAATTTAGCTTTTTCTGTGTGCGTAtacagtgtgtgtgtgtgtgtaaaaatcAGGTACACGCTTATGTTCTAAAAGTGATCTCGAAGAAAAATTATGCACAATTTAGCTTTTTTTGTGTGCGTATACAGTGTGTGTAAAATCAGGTGCGCGATAACCTCAAATAAAGTCAAAAACTTCACCACGCTTATATTCCAAAAGTAATCTCGAGCTTATATTCGAAAAGTAATATCAAAGAGAAAATTATGCACAATTTAGCTCTTTCTGTGTGCATAtacagtgtgtgtgtgtgtaaagtcAGGTACGCGATAACCTAAATAAAAGTCAAAACTTCACCATGCTTATATTCCAAAAGTAACCTCAAAGAGAAAATTATGCACAATTTAGCTTTTCTGTGTGCCTATACAGTGTGTGTAAAAATCAGGTACACGCTTATGCTCTAAAAGTGATCTCGAAGAAAAATTATGCACAATTTAGGTTTTTTTGTGTGCGTATACAGTGTGTAAAATCAGGTACGCGATAACctcaaaaaaaaagtcaaaaactTCATCACGCTTATATTCCAAAAGTAATCTCAAAGAGAAAATTATGCACAATTTAGCTTTTTTCTGTGTGCATAAACACAGcgcgtgtgtgtgtgtaaaatcAAGTACCTGCATGATTTCTCGAATACGGTATTCTACATCAGCGGCGAGAGCAGGCAATACATCAGGTGATAAATTGTTTACACCTATGCTTTGTGATATCACTTCTATTGTCTCTTTCGGTACTATActcatcttttttcttttgctccGTTTACTTTAGGTTAAATTCAAAAACACTTCGATCAGATTTTTACCGGTAAAACAGCTACGGAAGAGGAACTTTTACGCGGCGGTGGAGTGGTGGAaaggagagagagaaagagaaggggaGAGTAGAGAGAGAAAAATTGTAAAGAGGGGGAAAATTGGAGTGGTCAATGCTCAGTGTCGCGATGGGAGTGTGACCCGACGGGTCGGTGCGATTGTAGTAATGGGTTGACCCGAACCCGAACCCAAACCCTCACCAGCCCAACGAATGCAATAGACTAGAAGTGAAGTTTTTTTTTGTCCGgactgtctttaatttttgtccctcgtaTATGTGTTTTTTAATATTTGTCATTGCTgcttatttaatgaaaatatccgcaCTTGCTTTGCCCATCATAAATTCTATAATATTTATCTTCGGAAATTGAACTTTTGCTTCGCTCGGCACAAGTtgtgtagaaattaagttatgtGGTATAAGTTGGATAGTATTTTTCAGTGTAGAAAGTTTTATTTTTTCTGCATAACTTGTGCGGATGTTTGATACATATGTTGAAGCTAAATGTAAACTTTGGGAGCGAAATCTAAACTTATGTCTTTTTTagattatgttgagtgttgaaagttttgctTGATCTGGCATAACATGTGagatgttatgatacatatgccgaAACTACACGTAAACTTTGCCGAGCGAAGTTTAAATTATGCCGCGTCAAAAGTGcttaaggataaaaattaaacaaCACAAATTtgattggaaaaattaaaaaccaccccaaaatTAGGGCATTTGTTCGAATGACCTTTTCTCTTCTccctaaaaaaaattaaagtgtgTAACTTCTATATATCAATGACTTAGAAATATTTCTACAATCAAAGTTACTTATAAAGTAATTACTGTAAATTTCTATGATTTTATTAGTAATTAACAACTTGATAAAGGGATAATTAGTCTACTTTAGTTGATAACTACACTAATAATGTGGATTATCTTTACACTGTTAATATACGTAAACTTATAGCCTatttggccaaacttatttttcccccaaaagtacttattttttcagtaagtgcttattttaaaaaaacggagatgtttggccaagcttttgagaaAATAAATGCTTGTGGGCAATAGcaaaagcagtttttcagaagctaaaaaaaataacttttgcccaaaagtacttttttgaaaaatacttttgagaaaaatgcaCATAGAAGCTGTTTATTGGCTTTGTTAAATGACACAATGCTGAAGGCCCAACTGCTGATTTCTTCTGCTATGAGGCAAACTGGGAATCTGCATAAATACAGAGGAAGCACAGAAAAGTTGACCACACTTACCAGAAACCAGTGGTCTGAATTGGGAAAGCTTAAATTGTCCACTTCTTTCCTTGCAAGGGAGAAGTAGTAAAAAGCTACTTAGTTGAAGTTGAACCAGAACCAAGAGTAGCTTAAGAACTCAAAAGAGATTTGTTGGACTAAAGGTTTGGATATTGTTATCAGGTTATTTCAAAATTACAAATGCTCCATAAGAATCCAAACCAAAAAGTGGGTAAAACAATTGATTCATGATAATAAACTACTCATTGATACAACAATTTGCAAGCCCAGACCTCACTGCTCAAACTGCATCCACTGATTGCTATCAAGGTGTATCCCATATAGCTATCAGCCTTTCACCACATGTTTGATTTTTCTACCACCAACTGACAACTTACTAGATATCTAAAGGGAAAGAACACTAATGAGCAGTCGTAACCCAGGCTTAAATATTTGCTAGAGGAAAACTGCATTAAACAAATGGAGCTGCAACACAAAACCACAGTATGATTAAAAGTTGCTAAAGAGCTTTTACTTTTAATTCATGCctgcttcttcttctccttcaaaTACAAGTAGTTTCTCTGGAAGTCTAAAACTACCCAAATTAAATGCCTCAAACCTATCTCAGGCCATAGTGCAGTCGGAGAATAAATAAGACAATGTGCACTCTGCCACAAAAGAAAGTTGCTTAACCGATTTTCTCCAGAAGTCCGTATAATAATGTCTGGATCAGGAACAACTGCCATGTACATATGTCTGTCAATATCTGTCACACCAATACGATGCTCATTTTTGTACTTCCCATTTTCTTCGACTGTGATTAAATTGCCTACAGCATTATCTGCATCTGGTTTTCTAATTTCATCCCATTTTTCTTCACAAGATTCTTGAACAGCATGCACAATCTCGTCTGTTGAAGTGTAGGCAACACAAACAGATAATACAGCTTTTGAATTACCAGCTGTTTTTACCATAGCCCTCTCAGCTGCTGATCTGACAGGGTCACTCAGAAGTTTTAGGTTTCCTTGAAAGTATATCCTAATCCCGAGGCGGTTTACGATGCTTTCATCTTTAATTAATTCATCAATCTTTTCCTGCATCAGTTTCATTAGGAATTCAACTTCTTCAGGCCTTCGTTTGAAGTTATCAATGCTGAAGGCATAAACAGTTATGTATTTTACACCAAGCTCGTAAGAATATTTTAGCATGTTCAGAAGAGCGGAAAATCCAGCTCTATGTCCATCACCATCTGGCAAGTTCTCTTTCTTAGAATATCTACGGTTTCCATCCATGATGAAAGCAATATGACTAGGAACAGGACCCACAGAAAGCACAGAAAATATACATTGGCGAAGAAAGCTGCTAATATTTTCAAATAGACGGCCCACTTGTTTAACGTTCACACCTTCCATATCAATCCTTGAACTAGTGCTAGATCATGCACCAAGATCAACCTAATCAAACATTAGAAAATTTAGTCTCAATTAAAGGGCCATATAGCATGAGAGCAGAACATAATCAATTTTGTTCCTACtgggaaaaaaaaaaccaatGCAGAACACGAGCAAACATCATGGAGGTAAGTTGACATCAcaataaatactaaataaacttaGCATAATGAGCTACTTCCCATCAAGCACTAGACTCCAAGTTTTGTAAAAATATGTGAGCAAGCTAGAAGCTTCAGTAGTGCCAGCATCAGAAAGCACATTACAATCTATCTAGAGTAATTATTATTGTTTtctttcctcctttttttttttttttgtgaggtcGGTGAGATCCAAGGGGATACCCGCTTAAGCGAAAAAAGAGTCCAAAGACAAAAAGGGGCgtttcaaaaatcatatacaaCAGGAAACTGCACGGGAATACAAGCAAAAAAATAGTACTAGATTTATGTTAAAGTTCATGAACCTAAGTTTCATTCTGCATTTCCTAACACTTAAACCAGCAATGAAATTTAAAACATTAAGGAAGATAAAACTAATGATTTGGATAAAGTATAGTTCGATTAGAAAAATATAGAAGGATCAAACACCATCCATCATTTAGCATTTGGTCAAATATGAGTAGGATCTCGCATATACTGGATAATCCagtaatcccatattaaaaatagaaagaaagatTAGCTAAGAACCACCAATGTATCTGCAACAATTCATTAATAGACGACGGTTATTTGACCAAGATAGCATGTACGATTCGTTAGGACTAAAGAACACATCTGAATAGATCTGAGATAGGTTATGGAAAATGAATTAAGACATCTGAAAACTTTATGCTTATCAGCTATTTTATCAACCCCCCACTCCAAACCCCAAGTCTATCTCCTCATTTTCACACTTCTCTGCACTTCATCATCCTCCCACCCACCCACCCGCTCCTCCAAATCATCATTAGAGGTGGCAAAATCAGCCCATGAAATCATAAACCGCCCAACCCATCTAAGTTTGGGCTGGTTATTGACCCGCCCATTTATTAGCTCagcccatttcagcccaacccCTTTCAACCCATCAAAATTTGGGCTGATATTTTCCCCAAATTGATCCATGAGAAATCTTATCAGAATATTTccaaaaatacatttttttaatttgatatgttatatataagcCATACTGAAGAAAATTAATAATTTTTAGGTACTAAAAtattataaaagaacaaataaagtaattaaaacttaataagagttgggcgggttgggttttgacccactttttagcccatttcagcccaagtaacccGCCCAACCCGTCCATTTGCCACCTctaatcatcatcatcaacaacaacatacccaatgaaatctcacaaagtggggtggggtctggagagggtagagtgtatgcagacgttacccctacctcgtggaggtagagaggttgtttcccaAAAGCCCTCGGGTTAAGTAACACATATCAAAGCAGTTACAAAGAGAAAATACATAACTAAAGAGGACACAACAAATAACAGGGAAAGCAATACATAGCATTCAGAGTGGCTcggttggttgagcatggggctttcataagggaggtctcaggttcgaaatcccctgcctacgacagcaggagatttgccttctgggtcgagctcgtcgcacggggctttctagtgcgggttacctctcctgtgtgatTTGCGAGCTCTTGCACAGGAGCTAGGTTTACCCcgtgcgcacccaaagggtagcgcCTGCGGGTTctcatgtcataaaaaaaaagaaaaaggaacaataacaacaaccaaataatGCGATAACCGAAGCACAAGAAACATCAGGTAGTAATAGGAATCAAATGACAAGGAACTACAAGAATAATACTACTACGATCGGTATGAAATGAGAAACAGGTACCCATCCTCCGAATCATCTTATGCTTTTCTCTCTTCCCAAAATTACAGAGCCTCGTTCTCAACTCATCAAAatctatactccctccgttccgttccaatttatatggcactctttcctttttaatcagtcccaaaaaaaaaatgacacctttctatatttagtaacaattcaaCTTTATATCTACCTTTTTACCCTCCAGCCACACAAATTTCCTATgatttattttagaccacaagtttcaaaagtcatactctctctgtttcaatttatatgaacctatttccttattagtccgtaTAAAAAAAAATGACCTCTTGCAGGAAATAATTTACCTCTATgtaatgatttatagtcacacaaaatatatgtgactcatttaacactttcttaaatttcgtgtccagTTAAATGgatttacataaattgaaacggagagagtactttattttttaaatttcgtgtcaaGTCAAATACCAGGATGGAGGGAGTAAAGCATATTTCTACATATCCGAAATAAAaaacagacaaaaaaaaaaagtaaatgcgAAGCTGAAGCACACCACAGAGAATCAATTAGAGATAGAGATTTGAAACCTTGAGTGATATTTTTCACTTTGATTTCATTTGTTTTGCAGTGTCGTCTCCATTTTGACTTTGATGGGAGTGAGCGGCTATTTGGCGGAAAAcagagaaaaggccataaatagtacCTTAGGTCTAAAATATCTCTTAACTATATACTTACCTGTTTTAGTCTTTTAACTAtttaaaaacttatcaaatttggtcttcATCTATTTTTgtatacaaacagcgtacaaatTCATAAATCTTCatgagattaatcgttaaaccattcttcaaacctatatttctctctctctgcttctttttcctcaagttcattctttaaCATCAACTTTTTTTCTCAAGGTCTCTCTCGCGTTTCGTAACCGACAAACAGCGTCGGTTAAAACCGACATcagtcggttttattaaaaaaaaaaaaaaaaactgacggtctcacgtcagttttttttttttttttgaaaattaaagcATGAAATGTAAGAACTTGGAGTCAAACCCGGctatgttccttggcattaaagggttgttccttggcattaaagggctttaccactagaccactgatattttttgttcatatacttacattgatttaatttatactgttttttcgCTCTAAAAATTGACGGACTCCGTCTCGGtcgattttttataaaaaaaataaaaaataaaaaaccgacggactccatcagtttattttagaaaataatataacaaataattatattttttcgcgtatttttgtgcaaaaaataatcgacgcagtccgtcggttttcttaaaaaaaaatttttaaaatattattgaAAAAGCCGACAGAGTCTGTCGGtctttccgtcggttttttcTATCGATTTTTTTTCTGTCGATTTttaccagtttttttttttttagcaggaagagagaaatataggcccgaggaatggtttaatgattaatctgacgaaggtttatgagtttgtacactgtttgtataaaaaaatagaccgagaccaaatttgataaatTTTTTGATAGTTAAAAGACTAAAACCGataagtgtatagttaagggaTCATTTTAGACCTACACCCATaaataagggactatttatggccttttctcgcAGAAAACAGATGAGAGCTTTTAACCGAAACGACCATTGAAgctttttccttaaaaaaaaaaaaaaaacccaaagaCTCTTTGACCAACTACTCCCACCGACAATTTTAAGTGTCTTAGGCGTATGACCATaagttcccaaaaaaaaaaaaaaaaattgattcgggtgaagtttttcaagtttcgaaaagggaaaagggtcaaattcataaaaatatacATTAAAAAATCCACATGCGACCAACTTATTCCCGAATCCTACATCTGGAACCACTAGGCACATAAGCGGGTAACCCATATGggtttttatttagttgggtcaaatttaaaaataaaatcaggTTATTTTGGGAAATTTCATTAAGACAGggtatatttaaaaactttaatgactggaaagggtatttttgacccaaatttgtaatgggggatatttttagcctttttcGCAAAGTAGAggtgtttttgacccttttcccttttgaAAATgtatttggc
Encoded here:
- the LOC132628036 gene encoding dehydrodolichyl diphosphate synthase CPT3: MEGVNVKQVGRLFENISSFLRQCIFSVLSVGPVPSHIAFIMDGNRRYSKKENLPDGDGHRAGFSALLNMLKYSYELGVKYITVYAFSIDNFKRRPEEVEFLMKLMQEKIDELIKDESIVNRLGIRIYFQGNLKLLSDPVRSAAERAMVKTAGNSKAVLSVCVAYTSTDEIVHAVQESCEEKWDEIRKPDADNAVGNLITVEENGKYKNEHRIGVTDIDRHMYMAVVPDPDIIIRTSGENRLSNFLLWQSAHCLIYSPTALWPEIGLRHLIWVVLDFQRNYLYLKEKKKQA